The genomic region ACGGAGTTCGAGACCTTTGTTGATGGACTAACGGAAATGTTGAACCACGAAGATCTCGGCATGATTCAGAACCACACCACTGATATCCTCCATCTTACGAACATGGCCCAAGGAGAGACTCTTTCATTGACGGCTGGCTTAGATCCTTATGCCTATGCCGACTCATTATTGCTAGATGCTTCCGATGCAATATATACAACTATGATGTCTTTGGACAATGTACTTTACGTTCTCGTGCCGATGGACCAAGCCCTTATATCAAAGACCCTCAATGACCAGCTTGCTGAAATAATATTACTATCGGAGACAGCGGACTCAACGGAAGACGCCAATGATCTAACACGTGTTGTAAGTGGTATGACCGTGCAAATGATGAACGTTATGCTGGCTAATCTCCATGGAATGCAAGCTAAAAATACCCTTAAAATGGCTCAGATCACCCAAAACCTCGCCCAAGTGACCGTCAACTTGATGTACATAATGGATTATGACAAGGCAATGGAAATGGACGCCCTGACTAAAGTCAATGACCTTTTGAAGGACTTGAACAAAGTGGTGATGGACCTCGCACAAATCACATCCAGCCCAAAGACCGGTGGTGTCAACCATATGATGGAGCTGGAATCTTTGATGATGGACCTTAACGCGATCCTCTCAGACTTGACCACAATCTTGGAAATATCGACCGACTACACCGTCTGGCATATGGGTAATGTTACCGACGATTACGAAATCGTCAATGAGGGTTCGTACGTTTTCAGTATGAACATCCTTGGCCTCGTCACATTCTCTATTGGATTTGGAATTGTCATAGGGAGATTGGGCGAAGACGGAAAAGTCGTTCTGAAGTTCTTCTCAGCGACAAACGAAGCAGTTATGAAGCTAGTAACACTCATTATGTGGTAAGTAATTTGTCATATGTAGGCTATAAGTGTAGCTATACGATCTTTACAGTTAAAATTTCTTTGTGCGGTGCGAGAGAGGAAAGTTTGAATATGGGTGGTACAGAGGAGATATTTTAGGATAATCATTTATTTACGAGTTCAGTGAAGAGgatttatgtgtgtgtttgaGGGTATGTTGGTGGGATTCTGAACTTGGGAATTCACTGAAAAGTAATAATTCCCGTGATCCAGCACCTTCACCTTACTAAAACAACATAAAGCTACCCATGCGGTTTCCAGTCTTTATGTCACTAGTTAACCTACTTATTTATTATACCCACACTAACAAAAGAAAGTAAACTTACCAAGTTAATTGCCATTAACTTATATACAGGTCATGATTGTCTGCCTTTTTTGTTGTGTGTGGGAGGGGTCGGGCAAACTTTTAGCCAAATTTGTTTGGGTACATACGTAACCAGCGTTAGGAACAACATTTACCGAATGCTTTTTAGAGTAAACATATACAAGGTTATTAGTAAACTTAATAAAAAGGTAAACAAATTCGCATCACGAGATGACAATGTTGCTTTCCTAATTGGGCAACCCGCAGAATAAATTATCACGAACTTTCAGGATCACATACCACTATCCGTTATATATTTCCGTACCTGTTTTCTTCCTCCAGGTATGCACCCATTGGTATTTTCTTCTTAATCACTGGCTCGATGATCGGTATCGATAACTGGTCCGAACTTCTAGAATCTTTGGGTCTCTACATGCTAACAGTTCTCAGTGGTTTGGCTATACACGGTATCATCATCCTACCATTACTGTACGTCATTTTCGTCAGGAGGAACCCTTATAAGTACATCTCTGGCGTGACGCAGGCCCTATTCACAGCTCTCGGAACTTCCTCAAGGTAAGAACTGGAATTTTCCGTTTTCCTGATTTTAACGCAATGTCATTCTCAGCCTAAATCTCGTCCTTcgaattttatttcaatttttgataTTCTTATAACATTTTGAAGTACTTTAGGACGTTATGGTGCTGCAGAGATGGCACTTGCCTTCAATTTGCGGGAAAAGCCTCAAAATGACCCCTTTACGTAAATTAGGAGTacccctttttgaaaataacAGTTTTCCAAGTTTGTATAAAAGTGCCCTTTTGTTACTGACAAATGAAATGTAATTCAAAAGTTGAAAattcagcaaaaaaaaagaaaaacaaaaaaaggatatATAAAAAAGTATGCTGAAATTTGTGTTATGTAATTCACGGAAGATCCATTGTATTGGTGAGCCAGAAAATGTTGATGTTCTTATTTTAGTGTCCTTTGCATACACACATAGACAGAACTGTGCTCTTTCATATCAAATAAGTTAAATCTGGAGAGGAATTAGAACAATACATAGGGTTCAAACCATCCAACAAGTCAGTGCGACCATTTATAGGGATGACTTCCTATAAAGCCATTAATATAATGGTAAGAAACTTCAAACGGCCGCGGATGATTACATGGGACTGCATTTGTTGGAATGTTACTCGAATGTAGGAAAAGTCAagatatttttagttttataaaTTCATATATAAGGCCATTCAATACTCTCTTTTACTGCCCGAATGACTGGGATATCAAAAGAAATATGGAATACATGCATAGAATGGTgtgaaagaaaatgattaacCCGCAGGGAACCTTAACGATAGGATAAGGATAAGGATAGGATAATGATAGGATAAGGATAGGATAATGATAGGATAATGATAGGATAAGGATAGGATGTGGTTGTACGAGTCTTCTGAttttcctctttctttcttcttctttgcttGTTTTCTTATCAAAGTCGAGAGCTTCACATATATAGTGCAGTGTTATTTAGTTTAGACTCCTTGTATACTTGAATTGGCAACACCTGTCTACTCACTAATTAAAATAGTTACAAGCATGTATAACTATATAAGATTGCGAGTTATTTGCTATTATGTGAATGGCTAAATCTGATTAAACATTTTGGaaatgcaattttattttaCTCTTCCATCAAATGACTTTTGGTTGGATTGATTCTACAAAGAGGAAACCTGTTTTCTTAAAGGGGAGGAGTTTAGGGTAAATTTTTATAAAACTCTGAATTCCCATATAATTCGTAATGTTGACGTGTTGAATGATTTGAATGTTAGGTTAACATCTATCACTGGAGGTTAGCTATGATGATGAAGGTGACATATGCAGTCACCTATAGCAAAGCAATTAGTGTAGTACCAGGGACTTAGATGCATGGAGGAAAATTACACTTTTATATAGTCGGCTTTGATCCAACAAACCATCAGGTTACACGTTTAGATAAACACATGGTGACGAATGTAAAGTCTATCATTTTGCTATCTAGGTCTATGTCTATATAGAGAAGTTTCGATAAACTCGCCCGTGTATACAGATAAACTATCTGCAAAATGGAGGATAAtcttatcatatttatatatcataaCAGGTGCGTGTTTCTCAGTGACTTATTATTTAAGAGAATTTGATGGAAACTGTCACACGACAACGAATAACCTAAGTTAATATATACTggcttccccacccccccttttttttagtTCGTTAGGATAGCGATTTATAGGGAAATTCTGTACAGGTTTGTTCATGTTTTGAGAATTGAGGTAATTGTTAAGTATGGACATTACGAATCGACAATTTAGCTGATCACATTTTAACAGGATATAACACATACGCTTCACATACTTACGTCGTGCTCTATACATtgtaatataaataattttaaattgaaaatgataacaaattaataataataataagagagagagaagatCTATCCAAGTGAGATACAGTTAGAATGCCCATCAAGTAGAGACATTATACACTATTTGGTTCTTGCTCTCTAACTAAAGTTTCCAATGGGTCGACTTTCAGATTTTGAATACTTCTTCCGTTTCATTTTATCTAATTCGCTTATTACTCTTTACTCAATCTTGTGCGCCAATCACCATCTTTCAGTTCCATTGTATTTATGATATCTTAAAGTACAAAACTCCCAACGTCAAAaaatgacttgatcaagtcgatGCCCTTGCCCCTTGAAGTTTTGTATGTCATATTGCAGTATGCGTGCGACCGCCTTGCTTACCTTCTGTTTTGACGGAGGGTGCATCATATATTGAGAAGATAGCAACACGTCACGAGTTTTTCCATCAACGGAGAATAAAGTGGCGAGTTTCGCATATCCATGAACAAGTGACCTATTGACCTACTGACACAGTGTCCTGATTGGATGAAGAAATCAACGTCATCATCACGTGTCGGATCGGTACTATACAAGAAGCTGTATCTTCAGAGTAAACCTTTCTTTCGTCGTTCCCGAGACCTCGTAGATGTAAACTCTCCTAGATTATCATGAGAAAACCTtccatgaatatatatcatattttatgtttCCATTTTAAAGAATAAGTCCTTCGATATAATTCCCTTTCTATAAAAGACAAGTTGAATAATTTGACTATTCAATCATTGCAGTAGAGAAGATCGAACATAAAATTTTACTGGTTTTATATGCTGTAAGTGAACAATAGAATAGCGACAATTAATAAGTAATGTTTCTTAATGATATCAAAGATGCTGCCAAAGTGTTTAAGCTTGCTAGCTTCCATTTGATTCCTATGTTTTTATGAATAACCATCAAGTAAAAGACATTTCACAGGTAGTTTCCCCGcccctttttttaaataacatcACTGACGACTGTCGACGCTATGCATATTATTCCTAATTGATTTTCCCAtaaattgttttcatgttttgtttacaattattccaatttttatattttgtatataccAAAGTAACCATTGTTTATATTCTCCCATATAGTTTTTAGAGTATAATTTACATATCGCTTAAAATCCATATTTACAACTTTTCGCATTGATTGCAAATGTGTACTAATGTTTCTTCACATTATGCATTAACCATCATAAAACATTTCTATGAGCTTCTCCGTCTTTGCAGTTGttattcttttaaaaaaaaaattagggtCTTGTTTGTAAATTTCCTTTTCAGTTTTTGTTGACGTTCTATTATCTTTGTTCTTTTATCTAGCTCTGCCACTTTGCCTGTTACAACCAGGAATCTTGAAATCAACAATGGCTTGGACAGCCGCGTAACTCGATTTATGCTTCCTATCGGTGCAACCATAAACATGGATGGTACGGCCTTATATGAGGCCGTGGCAGCCATCTTTATCGCCCAGATGAACGGTATTACACTCAACTTCGCTGAAGTTATTACTGTTAGGTAAGATGAATAATGGATCGTTAGTTAATCAGGATTGTGTTTTATGGGTGGCTCTAAGTGCCTTACATATACAAGCAGATCTAATTCTTTCGTATTGTCTTGAACAGCCGTATCCATAGATTATCGCCAAACATTAGCTTCAATATAGATTTGTGAGTTCTTGTTTGTAAAACTGTAAATGTTATAGCAAGTAATTTAAACTTTTCTCAAGCTATTATTGCAGCTTTATTGTCATTCTTTTTTAATGATggatttcttcctttctttcttttgcttcCTACATCTCCTtcgcttattcaatatcaccgACACTTAAGTTGCTTAAACCTGATTTTTTCACAACTTTATAATTCAAATGATTATAACGCCGCTTATTACTATATAGTCTATATGTATCAGTACATATAcggtatagttttttttttattcaaacctGATGTTTTTTACATAGGTTTTAATACTATTTTAGCTGTCAACGGACCCCATTACGATATTAgaggtatatatgatataaaaatacCACCAGTTTATTGAGTTCACGTATaaagtttatttcttatttttaacaagttcaATGTACCTTATATACAGAACAGCTGTCTCCAATTTAATCTACATCTTGCTTATAAGAATGGAAATGAAACCTATAAAAGATGAGAACAAAGCTAATGCTACTGGAAAGTTGTTTTAGTGTTCACGCACACCAGGAATCTTAGACGTGCATGCTTATTGTTTTTTCGTTATTTAATCGCAGCATAACGGCAACATTTGCTAGTATCGGTGCTGCTGGCATTCCACAAGCTGGGCTGGTAACTTTAGTTATTGTACTCACTGCTGTTGGCTTACCTACTGATGACATCGCTCTAATCTTGGCAGTCGACTTCATTCTGTGAGTGTTACGTATGCATTTTTTTACCGCCATAAGAACCTAGTCAATATTTACCAACAGATATAAAAGCGATAAGCAGCGGACAATTACCATGCCTGTTATATGACACACATTGTAAACTTAGCAAATATCTTGAATTATTAGTGGCGTGAGCAAAATGGTTAAATCTAACAAAGGGCACAACCACCATTGTTGTCACaatgaggggggtggggggggggttaaggtgTAATGTCGTTCAAAAAGGGGTGTAATACGATGGGGTCCCCTTCCCCTTATATTATTGCAACTTGTGAAACaatgttaaatttcattttaactGTTTAATCTGAACACCGCATACATgttgtatatttatatcttgTACATTGCATAtggtttttatatatttgtacatatatatcatatggtTTTACATATTTTCCGTTAGGGATCGATTCCGTACCATGATCAACGTTGAAGGAGATTCCATTGGAGCAGGAATCGTAAACAAGTTATCGCAGGACGATTTAGCGAAACAAGATGAAGAAGAACTAAACTTAAAAAAGCTGGAAGGAGTATCAGACGGCAAGGTGAACAAAGCATATCAAGCCACGGAAGAAAAATACGAGACTTTGGGTGACCCGGACATAGAAATCATTTCGAAAATGTGAAAACTACAGGATGTGTTTAATGAAACATTACCAAATACAGAAGTCATTTAGAAAAACCCTTAAAGATCCAGTATAATAGCACAATAAAATATATctgataattataataataatgatcataataataataataacagtaataacaatagtaacaacaacaataaaaaaaagaaaacaactatGATCGAACTATtaggtaaaaaaatatatttatgcgTATGACTAGTTATGATGCTAGCTCATGTTGTCCAAAATGATATGATGTTAAACCACATGAGTATTTTATAAGGTTTAGAAATGGGCTTCCATTAAAAGAGGATCAGCAAGGATAATATTTAGCTAATTTTGGATAACATTTATCATGTGGACTATTACCATTACtgattaaataaatgaatagcCTAACATtggaataatttatttttatatgtatatagaagCGTTTTTTCCCCTTCCCGGTGTACCAGCCACCCCTGCTTCTCAAGTTACCCCACCTACGTCAACTATCAAAACTTTTAGCATGATctaaaattatttttgaatattaatatataatttatgaatattcaggtTTTTTAGGTTTACCTCAGAATCTGAGctacaaatttacaaatttcaaccaaaatatgcacacataatgtcatttatatattgtaagtgtaaatattcaagttttaacgtataataaatatgttattgttattacgagaattctttttctctcttgAACGTTACAATTACGAGGCATTATTGTGGACACAGCAAAAGCACAGAATATGTCTTTCTTCGATAATTACTAAATGActtgttttttttactattttaactatatatatatatatatatatatatatatatatatatatatatatatatatatatatatatatatgtatatatatatatatgtatatatatatatatgtatatatatatatatatatgtatatatatatatatatatatatgtatatatatatatatgtatatatatatatgtgtatatatatgtatttatatgtatatatatatatatatatatatatatatatatatatatatatatatatatatatatatatatatatatatatatatatatatatatgtatatcaaagtatttctttcgagatccggctttaggaatcacaaatgattttcgagttggatagcatcatgtttgatctctagagtagggcaaaatatgtcaccaaaaacagaactagtattgttcgatataggtgacaaacgcctacagtggaattacgatcttccttaccggtttcgaacctctggacatacaatcagcgtccatagcctagtggttagggtgtccgcgtacagagcgggaggcccgtggttcgaatcccggtggaggctgaaagttttttcactgttcttgattttccaactcattacgattttcatttatatatatatatatatatatatattatataaataggACGAATGGATCAACGTTTAAAAAATTGAActatcatattaaaaatatcaCGTGATATTAGCAGAATCGTTTTCAATCATTCTAGAAGGGGCTTAATAAGAATGTATTAAATATCtggattatatatatactatggtAACCTTCAATAACTGTCTCTAATTCCACAGTGTATTCTGAGATTTCCTTCCTTCCATTattcttaatttctttctttcttctttttttgttgttgtaaatatagatattatcatttttattagaAGTTTAATCCGATAAAGTGCGTATTCCTTAACCTCAAATTAAATGTAACGATTTATCAGCATTGCGCTCTGAAATCTCTCAAATAAACCTGAATTTCACAACTTAAGCTAGAATCCACATTATGGGATTTATACAGGAATATGCGTCTAAATGAGTCACGTGATATGCTCCTCTTAGCGCGTTT from Apostichopus japonicus isolate 1M-3 chromosome 2, ASM3797524v1, whole genome shotgun sequence harbors:
- the LOC139977757 gene encoding excitatory amino acid transporter 4-like isoform X2 translates to MNGDKPSHGLEDGFASSSSESGSTYDSSSQGSGSKWRKHMNAENILLVLLILSVVFGFLAGWAIGKNHDFTQDEIYYITFPGTLFLSMLKMMIIPLIVASLISSLASLDAQMSGKLGYRAIIYYMSTTLIAVFLGILLVLTIKPGSRGTSDDFEGEPEDEVNGVYAFLDLILNMFPSNIVEACFRTYKTVSVKNIIPAEVTSDDIMNLTLTSGMTVTSSLVLLKGKVEMLTGKTNQFKTGIMTAANVKPDLTAFINYMKENEASFDTFKTSVMMVDNSTDTTVLDSQVMMLDTRVTEFETFVDGLTEMLNHEDLGMIQNHTTDILHLTNMAQGETLSLTAGLDPYAYADSLLLDASDAIYTTMMSLDNVLYVLVPMDQALISKTLNDQLAEIILLSETADSTEDANDLTRVVSGMTVQMMNVMLANLHGMQAKNTLKMAQITQNLAQVTVNLMYIMDYDKAMEMDALTKVNDLLKDLNKVVMDLAQITSSPKTGGVNHMMELESLMMDLNAILSDLTTILEISTDYTVWHMGNVTDDYEIVNEGSYVFSMNILGLVTFSIGFGIVIGRLGEDGKVVLKFFSATNEAVMKLVTLIMWYAPIGIFFLITGSMIGIDNWSELLESLGLYMLTVLSGLAIHGIIILPLLYVIFVRRNPYKYISGVTQALFTALGTSSSMRATALLTFCFDGGCIIY
- the LOC139977757 gene encoding excitatory amino acid transporter 3-like isoform X1; protein product: MNGDKPSHGLEDGFASSSSESGSTYDSSSQGSGSKWRKHMNAENILLVLLILSVVFGFLAGWAIGKNHDFTQDEIYYITFPGTLFLSMLKMMIIPLIVASLISSLASLDAQMSGKLGYRAIIYYMSTTLIAVFLGILLVLTIKPGSRGTSDDFEGEPEDEVNGVYAFLDLILNMFPSNIVEACFRTYKTVSVKNIIPAEVTSDDIMNLTLTSGMTVTSSLVLLKGKVEMLTGKTNQFKTGIMTAANVKPDLTAFINYMKENEASFDTFKTSVMMVDNSTDTTVLDSQVMMLDTRVTEFETFVDGLTEMLNHEDLGMIQNHTTDILHLTNMAQGETLSLTAGLDPYAYADSLLLDASDAIYTTMMSLDNVLYVLVPMDQALISKTLNDQLAEIILLSETADSTEDANDLTRVVSGMTVQMMNVMLANLHGMQAKNTLKMAQITQNLAQVTVNLMYIMDYDKAMEMDALTKVNDLLKDLNKVVMDLAQITSSPKTGGVNHMMELESLMMDLNAILSDLTTILEISTDYTVWHMGNVTDDYEIVNEGSYVFSMNILGLVTFSIGFGIVIGRLGEDGKVVLKFFSATNEAVMKLVTLIMWYAPIGIFFLITGSMIGIDNWSELLESLGLYMLTVLSGLAIHGIIILPLLYVIFVRRNPYKYISGVTQALFTALGTSSSSATLPVTTRNLEINNGLDSRVTRFMLPIGATINMDGTALYEAVAAIFIAQMNGITLNFAEVITVSITATFASIGAAGIPQAGLVTLVIVLTAVGLPTDDIALILAVDFILDRFRTMINVEGDSIGAGIVNKLSQDDLAKQDEEELNLKKLEGVSDGKVNKAYQATEEKYETLGDPDIEIISKM